A section of the Corvus hawaiiensis isolate bCorHaw1 chromosome 16, bCorHaw1.pri.cur, whole genome shotgun sequence genome encodes:
- the ERCC4 gene encoding DNA repair endonuclease XPF gives MAALLEHESQIFLELFHRDGLAVCARGLGIDRLLLRFLRLYCEPASLVLVLNTSPAEEEYFIDQLRSDGVVHLPRRVTNEIANNTRYEFYTQGGVIFATSRILVVDFLTDRIPANLITGILVYKAHRIIESCQEAFILRLYRQKNKQGFIKAFTDNAVAFNTGFCHVERVMKNLFVGKLYLWPRFHIAVHSFLEKHKPEVVEIHVAMTPAMLAIQTAILDILNACLRELKRYNPALEVEDLSLENAIAKPFDKTIRHYLDPLWHQLGAKTKSLVQDLKILRTLLLYLTQYDCVTFLNLLESLKASEKAFGENSGWLFLDSSTSMFVNARARVYRTADEKLNQKGKCSEKRDVKKENELKRELVLESNPKWEALREVLKEIENENKNSDNLGGPGQVLICASDDRACAQLREYIIAGAEAFLTRLYNKTFGKEEKAGEVWIKDRKAIKSKGNAKPDTGPQAKKAKLTTSSKQNKHKKQQDRTIIEMIGKTEEEKREEVEVEDNQELSSSQEANTEETIPEDFDVNLPSDCYYGIFKDPLTIIHPLQGCGDPYALTRVLHEVEPRYVVLYDAELTFVRQLEIYKASRPGKPLRVYFLIYGGSTEEQRYLTALRKEKEAFEKLIREKASMVVPEEREGRDETNIDLLRDARPASVSADTRKAGGQEQKGVQQAVIVDMREFRSELPSLIHRRGIDIEPVTLEVGDYILTPDICVERKSISDLIGSLNNGRLYAQCVSMCRYYKRPVLLIEFDPNKSFSLIPRGSLQPEISSNDVTSKLTLLTLHFPKLRILWCPSPHTTAELFEELKQNQPQPDAETAMAVTADSEILPESDKYNPGPQDFLLKMPGVNAKNCRALMTHVKSIAELVTLSKDELSKILGNAANATQLFDFIHLTYAEALAKGKSKR, from the exons ATGGCGGCGCTGCTGGAGCACGAGAGCCAGAtcttcctggagctgttccacCGCGACGGGCTCGCCGTGTGCGCCCGCGGGCTCGGCATCGACCGCCTGCTGCTGCGCTTCCTGCGCCTCTACTGCGAGCCCGCCAGCCTCGTGCTCGTGCTCAACACCAGCCCCGCCGAGGAG GAGTATTTTATTGATCAGCTGAGGTCAGATGGAGTTGTTCATCTCCCTCGGCGCGTTACCAATGAAATCGCAAATAATACTCGATATGAGTTTTACACACAAGGAGGAGTCATCTTTGCAACAAGTCGGATCCTTGTGGTAGATTTCCTTACTGACAGAATTCCTGCCAATCTCATTACCG gcaTTTTGGTGTACAAAGCACACAGAATCATTGAGTCCTGTCAGGAAGCGTTTATCTTGCGACTTTACCGCCAGAAGAACAAGCAAGGCTTCATTAAAGCTTTTACAGATAATGCAGTTGCATTTAACACTGGCTTTTGTCATGTGGAAAGAGTgatgaaaaatctttttgtcGGGAAGCTTTATCTGTGGCCAAG atTTCATATAGCAGTGCACTCATTTTTAGAGAAGCATAAACCTGAAGTGGTGGAAATACACGTGGCAATGACCCCTGCTATGCTTGCTATCCAGACTGCAATCCTGGACATTCTGAACGCATGTCTGAGGGAACTCAAACGTTATAATCCAGCTCTTGAAGTAGAAGATCTATCATTAGAGAATGCTATTGCTAAACCTTTTGACAAG ACAATACGTCACTATTTAGATCCTCTCTGGCATCAGCTTGGAGCTAAGACAAAGTCTTTGGTCCAGGATTTGAAGATCCTCCGTACTTTGCTACTGTATCTAACCCAGTATGATTGTGTCACTTTCCTTAATCTCCTGGAGTCACTGAAAGCAAGTGAAAAAGCTTTTGGTGAGAATTCAG gctggcTATTCCTTGACTCCAGTACTTCAATGTTTGTGAATGCTCGAGCTCGAGTTTATCGCACTGCAGATGAGAAACTGAATCAGAAAGGCAAATGCTCTGAAAAACGTgatgtaaaaaaggaaaatg AACTGAAAAGGGAATTGGTTCTAGAAAGTAACCCCAAATGGGAAGCTTTGAGAGAAGTACTGAAAGAGATTGAAAATGAGAATAAGAACAGTGACAACCTTGGTGGTCCAG GGCAAGTGCTCATTTGTGCCAGCGATGATCGAGCCTGTGCACAGCTCAGGGAGTATATTATTGCTGGAGCAGAAGCTTTTTTAACAAGACTGTATAACAAAACCTtcggaaaggaggagaaagctgGAGAAGTGTGGATTAAGGACAGAAAAGCCATCAAGTCCAAAGGAAATGCCAAACCTGACACAGGGCCTCAAGCCAAGAAAGCCAAACTCACAacttcttcaaaacaaaataaacacaagaaGCAGCAAGACCGGACTATAATTGAAATGATAGGGAAAacggaggaggaaaagagagaggaggTTGAGGTGGAAGACAACCAAGAATTAAGTAGTAGCCAAGAAGCCAACACTGAAGAGACCATTCCTGAAGATTTTGATGTGAACTTGCCCTCAGATTGTTACTATGGGATTTTCAAGGACCCACTGACGATTATCCACCCGCTGCAGGGGTGTGGGGATCCCTACGCGCTCACTCGGGTGCTGCACGAAGTAGAACCCAGATATGTTGTGTTATATGATGCAGAACTCACTTTTGTTCGGCAGCTGGAAATCTACAAGGCAAGCAGGCCTGGAAAGCCTTTGAG AGTTTATTTCCTCATATATGGGGGCTCCACGGAAGAGCAGCGCTACCTCACAGCtctgaggaaggagaaggaggccTTTGAGAAACTTATTCG AGAGAAGGCCAGCATGGTTGTTcctgaagaaagagaaggacGAGATGAAACAAACATAGACCTCCTCAGAGACGCTAGACCTGCCTCTGTCTCTGCTGACACACGCAAAGCAG GTGGACAGGAACAGAAGGGTGTTCAGCAAGCCGTAATCGTGGATATGCGGGAATTCCGTAGTGAGCTTCCATCACTGATCCATCGCCGTGGGATCGACATTGAGCCTGTGACTTTGGAAGTTGGGGATTATATTCTAACTCCTGACATCTGTGTGGAGCGGAAGAGTATCAGCGATCTGATTGGTTCCTTAAACAACGGCAGGCTGTATGCACAGTGCGTTTCCATGTGCCGCTACTACAAGCGGCCAGTTCTCCTCATTGAATTTGATCCTAACAAATCCTTCTCCTTGATCCCACGAGGCTCTTTACAGCCGGAAATTTCCAGCAATGATGTTACTTCTAAACTAACCCTTCTTACACTGCACTTCCCAAAGTTACGAATCCTGTGGTGTCCCTCTCCCCACACTACTGCTGAACTGTTTGAAGAgttgaaacaaaaccaaccccaacCCGATGCAGAAACAGCGATGGCTGTCACCGCAGATTCCGAAATTCTCCCTGAGTCAGACAAGTACAACCCTGGGCCTCAGGACTTCCTGTTAAAAATGCCAGGGGTTAATGCAAAAAACTGCCGTGCCCTAATGACCCACGTTAAAAGCATTGCAGAGCTGGTGACACTGTCCAAGGACGAGCTCTCCAAGATTTTGGGTAATGCTGCCAATGCTACACAACTCTTTGACTTTATTCACCTGACCTATGCAGAGGCACTAgcgaaaggaaaaagcaaaagatgA